A stretch of the Glandiceps talaboti chromosome 23, keGlaTala1.1, whole genome shotgun sequence genome encodes the following:
- the LOC144453043 gene encoding GSK3-beta interaction protein-like, which translates to MSVDRAECKLMSVEAKAAMQEVSFAVKSVEISELLPHTDELVHLNLKTKEEQTYCVELSVKGFRIVGNQFDCVGNSADNSYFETIYALLDKLSPGYRLSFGEALINKLSMLQDTNKIQQDDDKT; encoded by the exons ATGTCAGTCGACAGGGCCGAGTGTAAGTTGATGAGTGTTGAAGCGAAGGCTGCGATGCAAGAGGTTTCTTTTGCCGTAAAGTCTGTTGAAATATCTGAACTACTTCCACATACTGACGAACTGGTTCATCTCAATTTGAAGACCAAAGAAGAACAGACATATTGCGTGGAGTTATCAGTGAAAGGTTTCCGG ATTGTTGGAAACCAGTTTGACTGTGTTGGTAACTCTGCTGACAATTCATACTTTGAAACCATTTATGCCCTACTTGACAAACTCAGTCCAGGTTATAGACTTAGCTTTGGTGAAGCCCTTATCAACAAACTGTCTATGTTACAAGACACCAACAAGATACAGCAAGACGATGATAAGACATGA